A genomic window from Micromonospora violae includes:
- a CDS encoding acetolactate synthase yields the protein MTERIEGHGGELALAALRAHGVREMFTLSGGHVFPLYDAAHKTDFPIYDVRHEQSAVFAAEAVAKLQRRPGLAVLTAGPGVTNGISGMTSAFFNASPVLVLGGRAPAFRWGSGSLQEMDHLPLVAPVTKHAETVFSTDDIPRAVGAALHAALTPHRGPAFLDFPLETVFSVADAELPTVTGVDPIAPDPEEVGRAALLIAGAQRPVIIAGSDVYAGDAVAALREAAEALQVPVFTNGMGRGSLPPEHPLAFAKARRAALSGADVVVVVGTPLDFRLSFGDFGDAKVVHIVDAPSQRATHVQPAAAPAGDLRLILSALADHSGDRAAHADWIADLRVAEDAAKARDAAEMAAETDPIRPARIYGELRRVLAPDAITIGDGGDFVSYAGRYLEPAQPGTWLDPGPYGCLGTGMGYAMGARVSHPDRQICVLMGDGAAGFSLMDVESLVRQKLPVVIVVGNNGIWGLEKHPMRAMYGYDVAADLQPELRYDTVVGALGGAGETVAKAADLGPALQRAFDSGVPYLVNVLTDPTDAYPRSSNLA from the coding sequence ATGACGGAGCGGATCGAGGGTCACGGCGGCGAGTTGGCGCTCGCGGCACTGCGCGCGCACGGCGTACGGGAGATGTTCACGCTGTCCGGTGGGCACGTCTTCCCGCTCTACGACGCCGCGCACAAGACCGACTTCCCGATCTACGACGTCCGGCACGAGCAGTCCGCGGTCTTCGCCGCCGAGGCGGTGGCCAAGCTCCAGCGCCGCCCCGGCCTCGCCGTGCTCACCGCCGGGCCCGGCGTCACCAACGGCATCTCCGGTATGACCAGCGCGTTCTTCAACGCGTCACCGGTGCTGGTGCTCGGCGGCCGCGCGCCCGCGTTCCGCTGGGGCTCGGGCAGCCTGCAGGAGATGGACCACCTGCCGCTGGTCGCCCCGGTCACGAAGCACGCCGAGACGGTGTTCAGCACCGACGACATCCCGCGTGCGGTGGGTGCGGCGCTGCACGCCGCGCTCACCCCGCACCGCGGCCCGGCCTTCCTCGACTTCCCGTTGGAGACGGTCTTCTCGGTCGCCGACGCCGAGCTGCCCACCGTGACGGGTGTCGACCCGATCGCGCCGGACCCGGAGGAGGTCGGCCGCGCCGCGCTGCTCATCGCGGGGGCGCAGCGGCCGGTCATCATCGCCGGCTCCGACGTGTACGCGGGCGACGCGGTCGCCGCCCTGCGCGAGGCGGCCGAGGCGTTGCAGGTGCCGGTCTTCACCAACGGCATGGGTCGCGGTTCGCTTCCGCCGGAGCACCCGCTCGCGTTCGCCAAGGCCCGCCGGGCCGCGCTCTCCGGCGCCGACGTGGTCGTGGTGGTGGGCACCCCGCTCGACTTCCGGCTCAGCTTCGGTGACTTCGGTGACGCCAAGGTGGTGCACATCGTCGACGCGCCCAGCCAGCGGGCGACGCACGTGCAGCCGGCCGCTGCCCCCGCCGGCGACCTGCGCCTGATCCTCTCCGCGCTGGCCGACCACTCCGGTGACCGGGCCGCCCACGCCGACTGGATCGCCGACCTGCGCGTGGCCGAGGACGCGGCGAAGGCGCGCGACGCCGCGGAGATGGCCGCCGAGACCGACCCGATCCGCCCGGCCCGGATCTACGGCGAGCTGCGTCGGGTGCTCGCCCCGGACGCGATCACCATCGGCGACGGCGGTGACTTCGTGTCGTACGCCGGGCGGTACCTGGAGCCGGCCCAGCCCGGCACCTGGCTGGACCCGGGCCCGTACGGCTGCCTGGGCACCGGCATGGGTTACGCGATGGGGGCCCGGGTCAGTCACCCGGACCGGCAGATCTGCGTGCTGATGGGCGACGGCGCGGCCGGGTTCTCGCTGATGGACGTCGAGTCGCTGGTCCGCCAGAAGCTGCCGGTGGTGATCGTCGTCGGCAACAACGGCATCTGGGGGCTGGAGAAGCACCCGATGCGGGCCATGTACGGCTACGACGTGGCCGCCGACCTCCAGCCGGAGCTGCGCTACGACACGGTGGTCGGCGCGCTCGGTGGCGCGGGGGAGACGGTCGCCAAGGCGGCCGACCTGGGCCCGGCGCTCCAGCGGGCGTTCGACTCCGGTGTGCCGTACCTGGTGAACGTGCTCACCGACCCGACCGACGCGTACCCCCGGTCGTCGAATCTGGCCTGA
- a CDS encoding PLD nuclease N-terminal domain-containing protein, which yields MARLGILLFLVQIVLAVCALISCLSAEEGQIRALPRIAWVLIILFFPLVGSIAWFVAGREPSPTPRKGWLGGTTSVERQRPRPVAPDDDPEFLRSVQERAQQQDQELFRRWEEDLRRREDDLRRRDGEPPREGDRPEV from the coding sequence ATGGCCCGGCTTGGCATCCTCCTCTTCCTGGTGCAGATCGTCCTCGCGGTCTGCGCGCTGATCAGCTGTCTCTCCGCCGAGGAGGGCCAGATCCGCGCCCTTCCCCGGATCGCCTGGGTGCTGATCATCTTGTTCTTCCCGCTGGTCGGCTCGATCGCCTGGTTCGTCGCCGGCCGGGAGCCCAGCCCCACCCCTCGGAAGGGCTGGCTGGGCGGCACCACCAGCGTCGAGCGGCAGCGCCCCCGGCCGGTGGCGCCCGACGACGACCCGGAGTTCCTGCGCTCCGTGCAGGAGCGCGCCCAACAGCAGGACCAGGAACTCTTCCGCCGCTGGGAGGAAGACCTGCGGCGGCGCGAGGACGACCTGCGCCGCCGCGACGGTGAGCCGCCGCGGGAGGGCGACCGACCGGAGGTGTGA
- a CDS encoding DUF202 domain-containing protein encodes MSTGRDPGLQAERTRLAWRRTLLTITVVTVLAVRLASTGDPTGALIAGVTVLVWGALLALCWPRATGTGPARTGGRTLPLVTVGTVVLASLGVLLALRGLW; translated from the coding sequence GTGAGCACCGGACGCGACCCCGGGCTGCAAGCGGAGCGGACCCGGCTGGCCTGGCGGCGCACCCTGCTCACGATCACGGTGGTGACCGTGCTCGCCGTCCGCCTGGCGTCGACGGGCGACCCGACCGGGGCGCTGATCGCCGGCGTGACCGTGCTGGTGTGGGGCGCGCTGCTCGCGCTCTGCTGGCCGCGTGCCACCGGCACCGGACCGGCCCGCACCGGTGGTCGCACGCTGCCCCTGGTCACCGTGGGCACCGTGGTCCTCGCGTCACTGGGAGTGCTGCTGGCGCTTCGCGGACTGTGGTGA
- a CDS encoding YidH family protein codes for MWKTIRRWFDPAELRSVGEPPDYRFSLANERTFLAWLRTGLALVGGGLAAAQFLPPLPMSHLREVIAVALLLLGAAVAIRAVDHWARTERAIRLGQELPASRFPAILALAVGVGALLLVVAVLMRAVGDR; via the coding sequence GTGTGGAAGACGATCAGGCGGTGGTTCGACCCAGCGGAGCTGCGCTCGGTCGGTGAGCCGCCGGACTACCGCTTCTCCCTGGCCAACGAACGCACCTTCCTGGCCTGGCTGCGCACCGGGTTGGCGCTGGTCGGCGGCGGGTTGGCCGCCGCCCAGTTCCTGCCACCGCTGCCGATGAGCCACCTACGGGAGGTGATCGCGGTGGCCCTGCTGCTGCTCGGCGCGGCGGTCGCGATCCGCGCGGTGGACCACTGGGCGCGGACCGAACGGGCCATCCGGCTCGGTCAGGAGCTGCCCGCGTCCCGCTTCCCCGCCATCCTGGCGCTCGCCGTGGGCGTCGGCGCGTTACTGCTGGTGGTCGCCGTCCTGATGCGGGCGGTCGGCGACCGGTGA
- a CDS encoding GNAT family N-acetyltransferase has product MTDLDVMTLRDAYDNQLRPEIPDPVPAGVTVERDGPLVRISGLDAGGFITYRDLGGLTGDALDELIARQVRLCRERGESAEWKLNEHDEPADLADRLRAAGFVPEDRETVVVGPVAPLAAALPVVPEGVRLREVTSRADLERIAAMEEEVWQEDRSHLVWGLAKEIDADPNSITVVVAEADETVVSAGWVRFPANTGFATLWGGSTLPQWRRKGIYRALVNYRARLAEQRGRTLMQVDCSEDSRPILQRLGLVPVTTTTPYVYTP; this is encoded by the coding sequence GTGACTGATCTCGACGTAATGACGTTGCGCGACGCCTACGACAATCAGCTCCGCCCGGAGATCCCCGACCCGGTCCCGGCGGGGGTGACGGTGGAGCGGGACGGGCCGTTGGTCCGGATCTCCGGACTCGACGCCGGTGGCTTCATCACCTACCGCGATCTGGGCGGGTTGACCGGTGACGCGCTGGACGAGCTGATCGCCCGGCAGGTGCGGTTGTGCCGTGAGCGGGGCGAGTCGGCGGAGTGGAAGCTCAACGAACACGACGAACCGGCGGACCTGGCGGACCGCCTGCGCGCTGCCGGCTTCGTGCCGGAGGACCGGGAGACCGTCGTGGTCGGCCCGGTCGCGCCGCTGGCCGCCGCGCTGCCGGTCGTCCCCGAGGGGGTACGCCTGCGTGAGGTGACCTCCCGGGCGGACCTGGAGCGGATCGCCGCCATGGAGGAGGAGGTCTGGCAGGAGGACCGCTCGCACCTGGTGTGGGGGCTGGCCAAGGAGATCGACGCCGACCCGAACTCGATCACCGTGGTGGTCGCTGAGGCGGACGAAACGGTGGTGAGCGCCGGCTGGGTGCGGTTCCCGGCGAACACCGGCTTCGCCACGTTGTGGGGTGGCTCGACCCTGCCGCAGTGGCGGCGCAAGGGCATCTACCGGGCGCTGGTCAACTACCGGGCGCGGCTGGCCGAACAGCGGGGCCGGACGCTGATGCAGGTCGACTGTTCCGAGGACAGCCGGCCCATCCTCCAGCGGCTCGGCCTCGTCCCGGTCACCACCACCACCCCGTACGTCTACACTCCGTGA
- a CDS encoding electron transfer flavoprotein subunit beta/FixA family protein — MNIVVLVKQVPDSGADRNLRNDDNTVDRGSANNVINEMDEYAIEEALKIKEAHGGEVTILTMGPDRATESIRKALSMGPDKAVHVLDDALHGSCAVATSKVLAAALGQLGADLVICGAESTDGRVQVMPHMIAERLGVAALTGARKLTVDGATLTVERQTEEGYEVVTAATPAVVSVWDTINEPRYPSFKGIMAAKKKPVQTLSLADLGVAADEVGLDGATSAVVEHTKRPPRSGGAKITDEGEGGVKLVEFLATEKFV; from the coding sequence ATGAACATCGTCGTACTCGTCAAGCAGGTGCCCGATTCGGGCGCGGACCGCAACCTGCGCAATGACGACAACACCGTCGACCGCGGTTCGGCGAACAACGTGATCAACGAGATGGACGAGTACGCCATCGAGGAGGCGCTGAAGATCAAGGAGGCGCACGGGGGCGAGGTCACCATCCTGACCATGGGTCCGGACCGGGCGACCGAGTCGATCCGCAAGGCGCTCTCCATGGGCCCGGACAAGGCCGTGCACGTGCTGGACGACGCCCTGCACGGCTCGTGCGCCGTCGCCACCTCGAAGGTGCTCGCCGCCGCGCTCGGTCAGCTCGGCGCTGACCTGGTCATCTGCGGTGCCGAGTCCACCGATGGTCGGGTGCAGGTCATGCCGCACATGATCGCCGAGCGGCTGGGTGTCGCGGCGCTCACCGGTGCCCGCAAGCTCACCGTCGACGGCGCGACGCTGACCGTCGAGCGGCAGACCGAGGAGGGCTACGAGGTGGTCACCGCCGCCACCCCGGCCGTGGTCTCCGTCTGGGACACGATCAACGAGCCGCGCTACCCCTCCTTCAAGGGCATCATGGCCGCCAAGAAGAAGCCGGTGCAGACGCTCTCCCTGGCCGACCTCGGCGTCGCGGCCGACGAGGTGGGCCTCGACGGCGCGACCAGCGCGGTCGTCGAGCACACCAAGCGGCCCCCGCGCTCCGGCGGTGCCAAGATCACTGATGAGGGCGAGGGCGGCGTCAAGCTGGTCGAGTTCCTCGCCACCGAGAAGTTCGTGTGA
- a CDS encoding electron transfer flavoprotein subunit alpha/FixB family protein: protein MSEVLVVVEATKEFGVKKVTLEMLTLARELGTPSAVVLGGAGAAEALSGKLGEYGAEKIYAAEGDEIDGYLVAPKATVLAELVKRVQPAAVLLASAQEGKEIAARLAVKLDNGILTDVVGLDADGTATQVAFAGSTIVKSKVTKGLPLVTVRPNSVTPAPAAATPTIEQLSVSVTDTDKLARVVERVAEQKGSRPELTEAGVVVSGGRGVGNADNFKLVEELADLLGGAVGASRAAVDSGFYPHQFQVGQTGKTVSPQLYVALGISGAIQHRAGMQTSKTIVAVNKDGEAPIFELADFGVVGDLFKVVPQAAEEIRKRK from the coding sequence ATGTCTGAGGTTCTCGTCGTCGTCGAAGCCACCAAGGAATTCGGCGTCAAGAAGGTCACCCTGGAAATGCTCACCCTCGCGCGCGAGCTGGGCACCCCGAGCGCGGTGGTGCTCGGTGGCGCCGGCGCGGCCGAGGCGCTGAGCGGCAAGCTGGGCGAGTACGGCGCGGAGAAGATCTACGCCGCCGAGGGTGACGAGATCGACGGTTACCTGGTGGCCCCCAAGGCGACCGTGCTGGCCGAGTTGGTCAAGCGGGTGCAGCCGGCCGCGGTGCTGCTGGCCTCGGCCCAGGAGGGCAAGGAGATCGCCGCCCGCCTCGCCGTCAAGCTCGACAACGGCATCCTGACCGACGTGGTCGGCCTGGACGCCGACGGCACCGCGACGCAGGTCGCCTTCGCCGGCTCCACCATCGTCAAGTCCAAGGTCACCAAGGGCCTGCCGCTGGTCACCGTCCGGCCCAACTCGGTCACCCCCGCCCCGGCGGCGGCCACCCCCACGATCGAGCAGCTCAGCGTGTCGGTCACCGACACCGACAAGCTGGCCAGGGTCGTCGAGCGGGTCGCCGAGCAGAAGGGCTCCCGCCCCGAGCTGACCGAGGCCGGCGTGGTCGTCTCCGGTGGTCGCGGCGTCGGCAACGCCGACAACTTCAAGCTGGTCGAGGAACTGGCCGACCTGCTCGGCGGTGCCGTCGGCGCGTCCCGGGCGGCCGTCGACTCCGGCTTCTACCCGCACCAGTTCCAGGTGGGCCAGACCGGCAAGACGGTCTCCCCGCAGCTCTACGTCGCCCTCGGTATCTCCGGCGCCATCCAGCACCGGGCCGGCATGCAGACCTCGAAGACCATCGTCGCGGTCAACAAGGACGGCGAGGCGCCGATCTTCGAGCTGGCCGACTTCGGTGTGGTGGGCGACCTGTTCAAGGTCGTCCCGCAGGCCGCCGAGGAGATCCGCAAGCGTAAGTGA
- a CDS encoding cysteine desulfurase family protein → MAYLDHAATTPMLDEALEAYVATAREVGNASSLHAAGRRARRRVEESRERVAAVLGARPSEVIFTGGGTESDNLAVKGIFWARRSASPDRRRVVSSAVEHHAVLDAVDWLAQHEGADVGWLPVDAVGRLDPQALRAELAAHADQVAVVTAMWANNEVGTVQPVAELAAVAAEHGVPFHTDAIQAVGQVPVDFGASGVAALTVTGHKLGGPTGVGALLLARDVPATPLLHGGGQERDIRSGTLDTAGIVAFAVAVETAVKGQQEYAARVAALRDDLIERVRQAVPEVIYNGDPTDRLPGNAHFSFPGCEGDALLLLLDAQGIACSTGSACSAGVAQPSHVLLAMGADDDRARSSLRFTLGHTSTQADVDALIAALPAAVDRARRAAALRTPR, encoded by the coding sequence ATGGCTTACCTGGATCACGCGGCGACGACTCCGATGCTCGACGAGGCACTGGAGGCGTACGTCGCTACCGCCCGCGAGGTCGGCAACGCGTCCTCCCTGCACGCGGCGGGTCGCCGTGCCCGCCGCCGAGTCGAAGAGTCCCGCGAGCGGGTGGCCGCGGTGCTGGGCGCTCGGCCCTCTGAGGTGATCTTCACCGGTGGCGGCACGGAGAGCGACAACCTCGCGGTCAAGGGCATCTTCTGGGCCCGCCGGAGCGCCAGTCCCGACCGACGTCGGGTGGTCTCCAGCGCCGTCGAGCACCACGCGGTGCTGGACGCGGTCGACTGGCTGGCCCAACACGAGGGCGCCGACGTCGGCTGGCTACCGGTGGACGCCGTCGGTCGCCTCGACCCGCAGGCCCTGCGCGCCGAGCTGGCCGCGCACGCCGACCAGGTGGCCGTGGTCACCGCGATGTGGGCGAACAACGAGGTCGGCACCGTCCAGCCGGTGGCCGAGCTGGCCGCCGTCGCCGCCGAACACGGTGTGCCCTTCCACACCGACGCCATCCAGGCGGTCGGTCAGGTGCCCGTCGACTTCGGCGCCAGCGGGGTCGCCGCGCTGACCGTCACCGGGCACAAGTTGGGCGGCCCGACCGGGGTGGGCGCGCTGCTGCTCGCCCGGGACGTGCCGGCCACGCCGCTGCTGCACGGCGGCGGCCAGGAACGCGACATCCGCTCCGGCACCCTCGACACCGCCGGCATCGTCGCGTTCGCCGTCGCCGTCGAGACGGCCGTGAAGGGCCAGCAGGAGTACGCCGCCCGGGTGGCCGCGCTCCGCGACGACCTGATCGAGCGGGTTCGGCAGGCGGTGCCCGAGGTGATCTACAACGGTGACCCGACCGACCGGCTGCCCGGCAACGCGCACTTCTCCTTCCCCGGCTGCGAGGGCGACGCCCTGCTGCTCCTGCTCGACGCGCAGGGAATCGCCTGCTCGACCGGCTCCGCCTGCTCGGCCGGCGTGGCCCAGCCCTCCCACGTGCTGCTCGCGATGGGCGCCGACGACGACCGCGCCCGCTCCTCGCTGCGCTTCACCCTCGGCCACACCAGCACCCAGGCCGACGTCGACGCCCTCATCGCCGCCCTCCCAGCAGCAGTAGACCGAGCCCGCCGAGCCGCCGCCCTAAGAACCCCCCGCTAG
- the mnmA gene encoding tRNA 2-thiouridine(34) synthase MnmA — translation MRVLAAMSGGVDSAVAAARAVAAGHDVTGVHLALARNPQTYRTGARGCCTLEDSRDARRAADVIGIPFYVWDMADRFHEDVVDDFVAEYAAGRTPNPCLRCNEKIKFAAVLDRAVALGFDAVVTGHHARLGADGLLRRSVDLAKDQSYVLAVLTREQLDRSIFPLGDSTKAQVRAEAAERGLAVADKPDSHDICFIADGDTRGFLAGRLGEAPGDVVDATTGAVVGSHSGAYAYTVGQRRGLHLDRPAPDGRPRYVLSITPKTNTVTVGPAEALEVSDVHAVRPVWTGGARPDAPVECEVQLRAHGDVVPATVALDGDRLHAELRRPVRGVAAGQAVVAYRPDPAGDVVLGSATITG, via the coding sequence GTGAGGGTTCTGGCAGCGATGTCGGGTGGGGTTGACTCGGCCGTGGCGGCGGCGCGGGCGGTGGCGGCCGGGCACGACGTGACCGGCGTACACCTGGCTCTCGCGCGCAACCCACAGACCTATCGGACCGGCGCGCGCGGCTGCTGCACCCTGGAGGATTCCCGGGACGCGCGGCGGGCGGCCGACGTGATCGGCATCCCGTTCTACGTGTGGGACATGGCCGACCGCTTCCACGAGGACGTGGTCGACGACTTCGTCGCCGAGTACGCGGCCGGCCGCACGCCGAACCCCTGCCTCCGCTGCAACGAGAAGATCAAGTTTGCGGCGGTGCTGGACCGGGCGGTGGCCCTGGGCTTCGACGCGGTGGTGACCGGTCACCACGCCCGCCTCGGCGCGGACGGGCTGCTGCGGCGCAGCGTCGACCTAGCCAAGGACCAGTCGTACGTGCTCGCCGTGCTCACCCGCGAGCAGCTCGACCGGTCGATCTTCCCACTCGGTGACTCGACCAAGGCGCAGGTCCGCGCGGAGGCCGCCGAGCGTGGCCTGGCGGTGGCCGACAAGCCGGACTCGCACGACATCTGCTTCATCGCCGACGGGGACACCCGCGGCTTCCTGGCCGGCCGGCTCGGCGAAGCGCCCGGCGACGTGGTGGACGCCACCACCGGCGCGGTCGTCGGCAGCCACAGCGGCGCGTACGCGTACACGGTGGGGCAGCGTCGCGGGCTGCACCTGGACCGGCCCGCCCCGGACGGCCGACCGCGCTACGTGCTCTCCATCACCCCGAAGACCAACACGGTGACGGTCGGCCCGGCCGAGGCGCTGGAGGTCTCCGACGTGCACGCCGTACGTCCGGTCTGGACCGGCGGCGCACGTCCGGACGCCCCGGTCGAGTGTGAGGTGCAGTTGCGCGCACACGGCGACGTGGTGCCGGCCACCGTCGCCCTCGACGGTGACCGGTTGCACGCCGAGCTGCGCCGACCCGTCCGTGGCGTCGCCGCCGGTCAGGCCGTGGTGGCGTACCGACCGGACCCGGCCGGCGACGTGGTCCTCGGCTCCGCGACCATCACCGGCTGA
- a CDS encoding methionine synthase — protein sequence MTDQAWPWPAGAATGIGSLPGTDIGEAQRVVLGELPELPHLPELPARGPGADMIGRSAGLLVELPVEVYAGRWRVAPRAGRDLRRARDLMERDLDQLTEQAEGYAGPIKVQATGPLTLAASLELPIGGRLLRDPGAVRDLTGSLAEGLRGHVAAVARRLPQASVLLQLDEPSLPSVLAGRVPTESGLGAYRAVESVDAAALLRTVVDTVGVPTLVHCCAPDVPLELIRSTGAVAVALDLDLVTDLDPLGEALDAGLGLLAGAAPTRPPSAGGAPTSAQIADRVRQLWDRLGFPRRQLAEQVVVTPACGLAGATPQYARAVLAACRDAGRRFTED from the coding sequence GTGACAGATCAGGCGTGGCCCTGGCCGGCCGGCGCGGCCACCGGAATTGGTTCGCTGCCCGGCACCGACATCGGCGAGGCGCAGCGGGTGGTCCTCGGTGAGCTTCCCGAGTTGCCGCACCTGCCCGAGTTGCCCGCCCGTGGCCCCGGCGCGGACATGATCGGCCGGTCCGCCGGGCTGCTCGTCGAACTCCCCGTCGAGGTGTACGCGGGGCGGTGGCGGGTCGCCCCACGCGCCGGCCGTGACCTGCGCCGAGCCCGGGACCTGATGGAACGCGACCTGGACCAGCTCACCGAGCAGGCCGAGGGGTACGCCGGGCCGATCAAGGTGCAGGCCACCGGGCCGCTCACCCTGGCCGCCTCCCTGGAGTTGCCGATCGGTGGCCGACTGCTGCGCGACCCCGGCGCGGTCCGCGACCTGACCGGCTCCCTCGCCGAAGGGCTGCGCGGGCACGTAGCGGCGGTCGCCCGTCGGCTGCCCCAGGCATCGGTGCTGCTGCAACTGGACGAGCCGTCACTGCCGAGCGTGCTGGCCGGGCGGGTGCCGACCGAGAGCGGGCTGGGCGCGTACCGGGCGGTCGAGTCGGTGGACGCCGCCGCCCTGCTGCGCACGGTCGTCGACACGGTCGGCGTGCCCACGCTGGTGCACTGCTGCGCCCCGGACGTGCCGCTGGAACTGATCCGTTCCACCGGCGCTGTCGCGGTCGCCCTCGACCTGGACCTCGTCACCGACCTCGACCCGCTGGGCGAGGCGCTCGACGCGGGCCTCGGGTTGTTGGCCGGGGCCGCGCCGACCCGGCCACCGTCGGCCGGTGGCGCGCCGACCTCCGCACAGATCGCCGATCGGGTACGACAGCTCTGGGACCGCCTCGGCTTTCCCCGTCGGCAGCTCGCCGAGCAGGTGGTGGTCACCCCGGCCTGCGGCCTCGCCGGCGCGACCCCGCAGTACGCCCGCGCGGTGCTCGCCGCGTGCCGGGACGCCGGCCGGCGCTTCACCGAGGATTGA
- a CDS encoding VOC family protein, with translation MIGQLRSVVIDCPDPRALAAFYAELLGVPLAEGDSDDDWVVLGGPPGHQPRLAFQQALNLREPAWPDPERPQQFHLDVTVDDIEAAEKAALALGARRLPGEGEGFRVYADPAGHPFCLCWD, from the coding sequence ATGATTGGACAGTTGCGTTCAGTGGTGATCGACTGCCCGGATCCACGGGCGTTGGCGGCGTTCTACGCCGAGCTGCTCGGCGTACCTCTCGCCGAGGGCGACTCCGATGACGACTGGGTGGTGCTCGGCGGCCCGCCCGGTCACCAGCCGCGCCTCGCCTTCCAGCAGGCGCTCAACCTGCGCGAGCCGGCTTGGCCGGACCCCGAGCGTCCACAGCAGTTCCACCTCGACGTGACGGTGGACGACATCGAGGCCGCCGAGAAGGCGGCGCTCGCGCTCGGGGCGCGGCGGCTGCCCGGCGAGGGCGAGGGCTTCCGGGTGTACGCCGATCCGGCCGGCCACCCGTTCTGCCTCTGCTGGGACTGA
- a CDS encoding ADP-ribosylglycohydrolase family protein, with protein sequence MFGLAYGDALGKPTEFLTVAEIERRYGPTGPRELSGEPALVTDDTQMALAVAWALHEAPSLTPEVVEPLLRRRFLAWAVSPDNNRAPGMTCLRACAELGRGLRWQEATVAGSKGCGANMRVTPVGLLDVDLDTLAGLAQLQAGLTHGHPTGLAASELTAYAVFALRAGTTLAELPAVLTERARSQRLVYREQWLDDLWQRPGVGTPEEFIARGWDECLAVLDRLTNALRRPDDGGDPCRATGEGWVAEEALATALLCAVRHADDPVTALARGATTAGDSDSIAALAGAFVGASVGMTAWPGEWADRIEYADQLATLGAAWD encoded by the coding sequence CTGTTCGGCCTCGCCTACGGTGACGCCCTGGGCAAGCCGACCGAGTTCCTGACCGTCGCCGAGATTGAGCGCCGCTACGGCCCGACCGGCCCCCGTGAGCTGTCCGGGGAGCCGGCGCTGGTCACCGACGACACCCAGATGGCGCTCGCGGTGGCCTGGGCGCTGCACGAGGCGCCCTCGCTCACCCCGGAGGTGGTGGAGCCGCTGTTGCGCAGGCGTTTTCTGGCCTGGGCGGTCAGCCCGGACAACAACCGTGCACCGGGCATGACCTGCCTGCGCGCTTGTGCGGAGTTGGGGCGGGGCCTGCGGTGGCAGGAGGCGACCGTGGCCGGGTCGAAGGGCTGCGGAGCCAACATGCGGGTCACCCCGGTCGGCCTGCTCGACGTCGACCTGGACACGCTGGCCGGGTTGGCCCAGTTGCAGGCCGGGCTGACCCACGGCCACCCGACCGGGCTGGCCGCCAGCGAACTCACCGCGTACGCCGTCTTCGCGCTGCGGGCGGGCACCACGCTGGCCGAGCTTCCCGCCGTTCTCACCGAGCGGGCGCGGTCCCAGCGCCTGGTCTACCGGGAGCAGTGGCTGGATGACCTCTGGCAGCGCCCGGGGGTCGGCACGCCGGAGGAGTTCATCGCCCGAGGGTGGGACGAGTGCCTCGCGGTGCTCGACCGACTGACCAACGCGCTGCGGCGACCGGACGACGGCGGCGACCCGTGCCGCGCCACCGGGGAGGGCTGGGTGGCGGAGGAGGCGCTGGCCACCGCGCTGCTCTGCGCCGTACGGCACGCCGACGATCCGGTCACGGCGCTGGCCCGGGGCGCGACCACCGCCGGCGACTCCGACTCGATCGCCGCCCTGGCCGGCGCTTTCGTGGGCGCGTCCGTCGGCATGACCGCCTGGCCGGGCGAGTGGGCCGACCGCATCGAGTACGCGGACCAACTGGCCACGCTCGGCGCGGCCTGGGACTGA
- a CDS encoding type II toxin-antitoxin system PemK/MazF family toxin, with amino-acid sequence MGRREAEVRMPEALLWAVAILLAVAAGWAWNSWRHRVSSRSPGTRPGRGGTAARRPTPPRPRGADRPSTKPRPRDTSRHDDTPAPGEIWWADVPYADGSGSKVRPCLVLRADSRSADVLKITSQDKSDRDDHVQIPTRDWDPDAEHDSYLSLTEPIRLSSDAFADHAGRCDADLWRKVRSLRHLPTP; translated from the coding sequence GTGGGCCGCCGGGAGGCGGAGGTACGGATGCCCGAGGCACTGCTCTGGGCGGTGGCGATCCTGCTGGCGGTGGCCGCCGGTTGGGCGTGGAACAGTTGGCGGCACCGGGTGTCCAGCCGGAGTCCGGGCACCCGGCCGGGACGGGGCGGCACCGCTGCCCGTCGTCCCACCCCGCCACGCCCCCGTGGCGCCGATCGGCCATCGACCAAGCCCCGGCCACGCGACACCAGCCGGCACGACGACACCCCCGCGCCCGGTGAGATCTGGTGGGCCGACGTGCCGTACGCCGACGGCAGCGGGTCGAAGGTGCGCCCGTGCCTGGTGCTACGCGCCGACTCCCGTAGCGCCGACGTCCTGAAGATCACCAGCCAGGACAAGAGCGACCGGGACGACCACGTCCAGATTCCCACCCGGGACTGGGACCCCGACGCGGAGCACGACAGCTACCTCAGCCTCACCGAGCCGATCCGACTCAGCTCGGACGCCTTCGCCGACCACGCCGGCCGCTGCGACGCCGACCTGTGGCGAAAGGTCCGCAGCCTGCGCCACCTCCCCACCCCCTGA